The Lycium ferocissimum isolate CSIRO_LF1 chromosome 8, AGI_CSIRO_Lferr_CH_V1, whole genome shotgun sequence DNA segment TTACAATTGATGGAATCGACGGCTTGATAGTTAGAGGAGAAACTATGAGAGAGAAGAATGGGTTATTTTAGGAGATGGGTCGGGGCGGATAAAATAGGTGAATgagttattttttatgaaatcgGGTTACTGAATCAATTTGGGGATTTCCGTcaaatgaagggtatatttgttaACTTTCATACGGCGGGGGcataaatgacccaaaattagttcggagaatatttttagccattaaaacaaagtagagggatattttttatccttttcccttttcttaatAGGCTCTCTCAATCTTTGATATATGTCATTATTTTGAACAATGGTTACATATTAGGGCCCCTCTTCTTCTCTtacttgttttgctatttttttcACAAATCCCAAAATCTATCACAAGGTAACTTTCACACTGTTCAAGTAAAATTCAATTCACGTAACAATTCTTTGTAAATAGTAAGAACAATGTTGCCGGGAGGAAAAAGCATCAATCATCAAGTTCATGCATCAAGATTAGAGTGTTGCTTAAACTAGTGGGGACCCAACAATGCATAGTATATTTTTCATTGAAAGAGTAACTTTTTAAAGAGACAAAGCAACGCCCACAGGAAAAGGTTGCGGTGGGAAAGCAATCTAAGGGAAAGAGACTTATGTTTTAGCTTTATCAACTTTAGATTTCCATCACTCGGGATCTTGTTCGATTTGACCGGacataaaaaaattgacaactCCTATTGTTTCTTCACCACTCACGTTTAATTAACTAATGTTAAAGATATATAGAACTAACTTATATAGATCTGAATTCATCCTCCTCATTTTCTATAAACTTAATTGTTTATGGATTATTTGAATACATAAACAAGTGAATAACGGCATTCgaatcacatatatatacagtgGCGGAACCAGCATTTTCAATAATAAGGGGTTCAAAATTTGTAAAAGTGAACACACGAAGAAGTCGAGgggattcaacatctactaaatacacataaaaaataattagttgGCTACGCCTGGCTCCGCTCACTCGTTATAGATTATGTGAACTTAAAGCAGAGTTAATTAGACCATACCTATTGCTCCTAGCTCTTTTAGAACCACCAATGTTCACAAGAACAAATCATTAGAAGATACTGTATGTCTATATAGTGGACTGGTTTATCTACATTAAGcttatgaattgtttgaaatctTCCGTAACCAACTGTTAATTGtgttgaattatatatatatgatcaccTCATGTAATCGTTTACACAATTAGATGAGACCAACTATACAATTCAACAAGGAAACAAGCAAGAGGACTTTGTTaagcccaaaaagaaaaaataaattttgcatGCATTTTTGACCCATAAAGAataattaaaagtaaatttaTCGGAAATAGCCTTTCTACCCAATAAAAGTAAGGGTAAGCTTTGCGTACATCCCACCCAaccaaaccccacttgtgggactgaCTATATTGTTGTTTGTTCTCtctaaatatttaaacttttaaaatgGTCAAACAATTCAACAATAGGATCATTGAAATTCTTATGTTGGGGCGCTTGGTCAAACTTGCAGTAACAATTGCAACTTATGATCACTCACCTATAAATGATAATGTGGCCAGCATTCCTCCACCCTTAATTAAAGGCTTTAGTTTTGAGCCTCAAGAATAGAACAAAATTTAGTAGAGAGCGCTTTTCCTTTTAATGAACCTAACGATGAGAATTCGGGTCAATCAATCCTTAAAGTGGATATCGGACAAAGGatagaaaacaaagaaaaggaagacaATGTGGCTTGGaagatatttatttattaaaaaaaaaaaaaccaagcaCACACGCGCACACACATGTAATGACCAAATGACCTGTCAATGATGCAGCATGTCAAGATAGTGTCAAGTTGACAAATAGGAAAGGGCTTACCCTTAATATTATCTGCTTCGCATTCCAGGAGGAACAATATCTCCAAGTAATCCATCATCAGTTGGCAGCTGTGTGGCAGCTGGTTGACTTGCCTCTGGCAATTTACGAGCTTGATCTCCGGTTTCACCTGGCATTGTACGCGATCCTGGTGCAGCATTCATAGGAACTAATTCTTGATGAGGATATTGAACACCGGGCGGATGGTAGAATTGTGAGGCTAAGGGTGCTAATTGAGATGTGAATGCCGCTTCATGATTAATAAGTCCACCTCTAGGGAATCCAACTGTATGGTGACAGTGTTGACCTTCATATGTTGTGATTACAATTGAGGGATCTTCAGAGGATCTCTCCACTCTTTTCTTCACTGTGCACTTTGTATTTGTACAACGATAGTAGCTCCTGACAAGTCATGGACATCCCATCATATATAATTATTCTGCAATAACTCTTTCTAGAGTTAAACTTTAAACTCATTATTTCTATATAACTTGTTAAGAATATTCACTGATATGCACATGGCATGTTCTATTGATAATTTGAAAACCTTGTCCTGAAACACTGAATGACTGAAATAAAGGTTTCTTACAATATCTTGCTAAGATGCACTAAACTAAAATCAATGCGCATTTTGGTGCAGACAGTCCTTAAGATACATATGCTTCAATAGGATAGAAGGATAGGAATTAAATTAGATTATACCTGTAAACAAATGTTATAAAATGCTACCTCCAGTCCTTTTTATCTATCACTGTagctaaaaaaaattggtacgAAATACTAGTTACTTCAGAAATtccgaaagaaaaaaaaaacatttttttttccaattacaCCCTTATCAATAGGAGCTAGGATTTTCACTAAGAAGATTCAAATTACTCCAATGAAGTAATCACACGAAAAAAACAAATGGATTCAACATATAGTATATGCATTAAAAAACTTGACCTATCTACACAAAGAAATTTTCcgattaattactcattttagGAAGAAATAAAAGTAACTAGTCAAGTACTACATCTTATGATTAGTTCTAAAATCTGAAAAGACTATAGAAAGGCAGGGGGAGTAATATTTAGAATTTTCTCTATATCATTTCatttatgtcttaaaatttaGCAAAGAAAGGGTATTTAAGGTGTAAAGAATTAGGAAGAAAGATGAGAAACAGACCTTGGAAATGGACTATTTTTAACAGCTTTTTGGCCATACTTCCTCCATCTATAGCCATCTTCTAGATGATCAACTTCACTTTTGGTCATAAATGCAAAGCGGGGCTGCCTGATTCGTTTCTGACCCTTCTTTTTAACCTTGCTTCTGCGGAATATTCAACCTAAAGTAACATTAGGAATGTGATTCCTTTATCACACATATACTAGTACtagaaaatacattttaaaaaaaaggaggcATTTCCAAGTACACCTGCTGAAAATAACAATCAATTTGCATTTCTTTACAACTGTACTA contains these protein-coding regions:
- the LOC132067862 gene encoding probable WRKY transcription factor 57, whose product is MDKKDKVEDDPLTGWSLDNSILSEFGWNFQGGGSGGATGNFDQIDEDLARNSSTNTPSIPENITSTTASASVTELTAAGKITDEAASSSCSDDPPEKSTASGGSSAASLPPSDTASKVKKKGQKRIRQPRFAFMTKSEVDHLEDGYRWRKYGQKAVKNSPFPRSYYRCTNTKCTVKKRVERSSEDPSIVITTYEGQHCHHTVGFPRGGLINHEAAFTSQLAPLASQFYHPPGVQYPHQELVPMNAAPGSRTMPGETGDQARKLPEASQPAATQLPTDDGLLGDIVPPGMRSR